TGACGGCGTTCCCGCGTTCGAAGGCTCTCGGCCGCCGCGAGGACCTCGTCGCCGCGCTCCAGCGGCACGAACGCCACTCCGTCGTCGTCGCCCACGACGAAGTGCGTCGCATCCACACGGAAGCCGCCGAACGAGGCGGAGCCCAGCGCGTCGTGGGGCCGGGGGTCGAGTCGCCGCGGACCCGAAGGGCAGCTCCCGTAGCTGAACACCGGGAGGTCGATCTCCGCCAGCTCGGCGGAATCGCGATGCGCGCCCCAGACGACGATCCCGCCGAGGCCCGATCCTTGCGCCTCGAGCACCGTCAGGTCCCCGACGCATCCCTCGTCGAGACGTCCTCCGTTGTCGATCACGAGGACATCCCCGTCTTCCGCGGTTTCGATGGCCTCGAGGAAGACATCCACGCTGCCGTGGTGCCGGGCCACGGCCACCCTGCCTGCGACCCTCCCGCCGGCGCGCAGAGACCGGATGCCGGGGCCGGGAATCTCGTAACGCACTCCGAGCCTGAGACAGGCGTCGCAGATCAGCGGCGTGGACAGCCGAGAGCAACGGTCGCGGAGATCGGTTCGGTTCATGCGCTCTTCCGGGGATCGTTCGATCGCTCCTCGCCCCGGTGCGGCGGAGGCGTCGTTCCCCTCAGCGGGCGGCGTTGCGCGGGGCCGCGCCGCGAGCGAGGGGAGGAGCGAGCCGGAAAGGCGAAGCTCCCATGGCCGTGCTCGTGCAGCCGCCGTAACAACCCTGGCACCGCTGGCCGGCGACGTTGACGAGGAGCCCACACGATGGCTGCGGAATGAAGGTGCAGTTCGACCCGAGGAGACGGACATAGTTCAGGACGTCCGTTCCGGTAATGGACGATTCCGTGATGATGAGATCGGTCGTCCGGCTCTCGCTGTACGTGCACCCGTCCGCCTCCACGATCGGGTCGGTCTGGGCGTAGTGGAAGTGAAACGCCTGGACGCTCGAATCGTACGGCGCGGTCGCCGGACTGCACGCCTCGCCCTCGGCCTGGAGCAACGCGTTGTCTCCTTGGCGGGTGATCCGGGTGTCCGATTCCTGCACGTCGGGGTTGTCGAGATTGCACGGGTTCGAGGCCACGGTCCACGTGGTGCTCCAGTCCCCGGTGGGATCCAGCTCCGCCGGGGCCTTCGAGCCCGAGCTGCCGCCTCCGCAGGCGGCCGCGACGATGCACAAGGTGAGCCCCGCGAAGCGCCGCGCGTTCGCGAACATCGCCGTCCTTTCTCGGCGAGGGCCGTCGACGAGAGCCCGTCACGGACGGCGGCCCCCGCACACGCCCCGCGCCGAACCACCCGGAGCGAGTATAGGACACGACCGCGCGAGGCGCTTCGGCGTCGGCGGGGACGATCAGAGGTCACGCCGGCCGAACCGGCGCAGCGCGAACCCCAGGGCCGCGACGAGATAGAGCACCGCGTACGCGATCATCGCGGCGCTCGGAACCGACGGGGAGGCCCACGGCGAGAGCCCCGCCGCACGGACGATCGGCGAGCTGAGCTCGTACGACGCGCGCTTCCACAGCGCCTCGCCGGGAAACACGAGGCTGGAGATCACCCCCACGTTCACGGCCGTCTCGCTCTTCAGGAAAGCGCCGACGTGCTCGATCCAGCCGCCGACGAACCCCACGCCGTAGAGCCCGAACGCGATCCCGCCGGTGGCCAGGGTCGAGGTCGCGCTGCTCCCGGCAAGGGTCACCGTCATGACCAGGATCGCCTCGAGGTAGAGGAGCGCGAGGCCGGCGGCGAGATGGTGCGGGAGGGTCCCCACCCGCAGCCAGACCCCGAGGACGATCCCCCCCGCGAGGAGGGCCAGGTACGAACCGATCAGGACCGACAGTCCCACCCACTTGCCCGCCACGATCGCCGAGCGCGGAATGGGCTTGGTCACCAACGCCTGGACCGTCTCCGAGGCGATCTCTCCCGCGAGGGTGTCGGCGCCGAGAAGCGCCGCCATCAGGACGCCGAGGAAGTTCACCGCGTACATGCCGGCGAGCAGCAGGAAGTTCGACGCCTCGCGGACGGCGAGGGGCGAGAAGGTGTGCGCCTGGACCTCGCGGACGATGACGTAGTAGAACCCCGCGTGGTAAAGGGCCAGGAACGCCACGGCCATGAGGCCAGCCGCCAGGACGATCCGGCGCCGCACCGCCTCGAGGCACGTCAGCCGGGCGAGGATCAGGACCGCGCTCACAGCCCGCCGTCCCTTCCGAGGATCCTCAGGAAGATCTCCTCGAGAGACGGCCGGCGCGGCACCAGCGCCCTCAACTCGGCGCCCCGCCCGACCAGCCACCTCGCGATCTCCGGGACGTCCCGGTCCGACACCCCCGCAAGAACGATCTCGCCGGAGTCCGTGCGGCGCGGGCGTCCGAAGCGGCCGAGGCCGAAGAGCGTCTCGGGATCGAGCTCCCCCGCGCGAATCGAGAGCTCGGTCTCGCCCTCCACCAGCGAGCCGAGGTCGCCGACCCGGAGCGCCTCCCCGTGCTTGACGAAGGCCACGCGATCGCACGAGGCCTCGACCTCCCCCAGGAGGTGCGAGTTGAGAAAGACCGTCGTCCCGCCCCGCTTCAGCTCGCCGATCAGGTCCCGCACCAGGAGTCGGCCCACGGGATCGAGTCCCGACGTCGGCTCGTCGAGGAACACGAGGCGCGGCTCGCCGATCAGCGCCTGCGCGATGCCGATCCGCTGCAGCATCCCCTTGGAGAACGTCCGGAGGCGCCGGTGGCGGAACGTGGCGAGGCCGACCCGGTCCAAGAGCGCGTCGCTCCGCCGCAGCAGCGTCGGCCGATCCACGCCGAAGAGCCTCCCGTGCAGCTCGAGGAGCTCCGAGGCGGTGAGCCAATCGTGGAACCGGAAGTGCTCCGGGAGGAACCCGACGTCGCGGCGGGCCGCCCGGTCCCCGAGGGGCGCGCCCAGGAGGATCCCCGATCCGGAGGTCGGAGCCACCAGGCCGAGCAGCATCTTGACGAACGTCGTCTTTCCCGCACCGTTCTGGCCCAG
The Terriglobia bacterium DNA segment above includes these coding regions:
- a CDS encoding ABC transporter permease; protein product: MSAVLILARLTCLEAVRRRIVLAAGLMAVAFLALYHAGFYYVIVREVQAHTFSPLAVREASNFLLLAGMYAVNFLGVLMAALLGADTLAGEIASETVQALVTKPIPRSAIVAGKWVGLSVLIGSYLALLAGGIVLGVWLRVGTLPHHLAAGLALLYLEAILVMTVTLAGSSATSTLATGGIAFGLYGVGFVGGWIEHVGAFLKSETAVNVGVISSLVFPGEALWKRASYELSSPIVRAAGLSPWASPSVPSAAMIAYAVLYLVAALGFALRRFGRRDL
- a CDS encoding ABC transporter ATP-binding protein; this translates as MANDVLRTHDLSKAFGEVVAVRGLTLSLRPGEAFGCLGQNGAGKTTFVKMLLGLVAPTSGSGILLGAPLGDRAARRDVGFLPEHFRFHDWLTASELLELHGRLFGVDRPTLLRRSDALLDRVGLATFRHRRLRTFSKGMLQRIGIAQALIGEPRLVFLDEPTSGLDPVGRLLVRDLIGELKRGGTTVFLNSHLLGEVEASCDRVAFVKHGEALRVGDLGSLVEGETELSIRAGELDPETLFGLGRFGRPRRTDSGEIVLAGVSDRDVPEIARWLVGRGAELRALVPRRPSLEEIFLRILGRDGGL
- a CDS encoding RraA family protein, which codes for MNRTDLRDRCSRLSTPLICDACLRLGVRYEIPGPGIRSLRAGGRVAGRVAVARHHGSVDVFLEAIETAEDGDVLVIDNGGRLDEGCVGDLTVLEAQGSGLGGIVVWGAHRDSAELAEIDLPVFSYGSCPSGPRRLDPRPHDALGSASFGGFRVDATHFVVGDDDGVAFVPLERGDEVLAAAESLRTRERRQAEAIRSGTSLRSQLAFADYLAERNRDPSYTLRAHLKRVGGAIEE